TATTCAGTTAAAAGAAATGTATATAAGTGTAGCAGGAACTATTTATGCAGATATCATTTCCTTCATTtgtttcatttgatatattttttctttaaaaagtccTGTATACTATTTCCATAAAGAGTCTTACAATTGTATAATCTCTTTCCTAATTAATTGTTATAACAAATTTAGTTACTAGATGTAAAATTCATTCAAATGAAGTCAAAACAATGAGCTGTCTTTGGTTACAGTTTATAGATATAAACAACATGAAAACAATTATGATTAGAAAAACCATTATCACAGTTGAAGAGTATATGGTTATCAATATTTATTTCTGCATAAAAAACAGAATCAATGAAACATCTCTAGTATACAATACAATaaaagagttgtgtcccttgatACACTTTACGATATATTCTCTCCAAAATATGAAGACATGTATCATTAAGCTTGAGTTGATGACTGATTCACACAGCATCTTATGTATgtaagttgaaaattaattttgatatatcAAACTCTAAGTGACCTATTTGAAAAATAGAGTATACataaatttctgaaaataatatggaacaataattttatttaatatttacatcAGGCTTTCATTCAttatacataataaatattaaCAGGGTAACATCATCAGTATTGTATATGCTGatttataattaataaatattaacaGGGTAACATCATCAGTATTGTATATGCTGatttataattaataaatattaacaGGGTAACATCATCAGTATTGTATATGCTGATTTATCTGTATTAAGGATATTTTGCTCATTTAATATTAAcaaaaacttattattttttaaaaaaatagatactacagaaatgaaaatattgtaatagatattttttctttatagatGGTATCATCCAAATGTAGACAGACATACTGCAGAgagtttattgttacagaatGGTGTTGATGGAACATACATGTTGAGAGATAGTTCAAAGTTAGGAGATTATGCATTGTCAGTAAGGTGAGaatagtataaaataaaattgagaatggaaatggggaatgtgtcaaagagacaacaacccaacaatagagcaaacaacagctgatggccacaaatgggtctttattgcagcgagaaactcctgcacccggaggcgtccttcagctggctcctaaacaaatatgtatacatgttttaTGACAAATTTTCACCTAAAATTAGACATTGTTAGTAAGATGATCAAGACATAAAGATGAGACACAATGCTTAAATGACAATATAGCGACAAACCaaaactatgcggtatgggctttgctcattgttgaaggccgtacggtgacctatagtttttaatgtttgtcattttggtcttttggggatagttgtctcattggcaatcataccacatcttcttttttatattacagacGATTTATATTTCAGAGAGTTTATCAATATCCTGATTTTTTTGTAACAAGTGTTTTAAGCCTTCAGTTTATATTTTTGATTGTAGATGTGATCAGGCTGTTAAACATTTCCCTTTAACATGGACGGGAACAGTATTTAAGTTTGGTCATGGAGAATTCAGCAGTGTAGATGAATTGCTACATCATTTCACAAATAAACCTTTGATTGGATCTGAATCAGGTAATTTGCTATAGGCGTGAATTGAAATGCCATTTCTTTAATATTGTAACATAGATAATAAGGTGATTTTATgaatatgaaaattaatatttatggGTGTTTTATTTTTGAGTGTATTCAGGATACACATGGACTTGAGTATGTATAGGACTATCTCATTCTTTTACCAGAAAGTAACCTTTACCTAACTTTTAAACTTTGCTGCCTACTGAATGACCTAAATCATCCGTACAATTCATTAAGAATATTATACTTACTATCAAATATAGGTTATAACAATCTGCATTCATTGTTACTATTGAACTAAATCAGTCTATTATCATACTGCAGAAAGGGGACTTAACTCCTAATTTATAGACTAGGTCAATTGGGAAATATGAATTAATTTACgcttttagttattttattttgtattggcATACAGTTAACTGTTTATAAATTTCTCGTCAATAGAAGatacagtcgaacctcgttgtgtcgaagTCGAAGGGACCAGACGAAAGtattcgactcatccgaggttcgactcatccgaggtcgAGTGTGACGTCATATGTTTGAAATGTTTGAAATACCGATATGTGATTTCTGTAAACTAGATACGTATTTATTGATCATTGTGCTTTTTTCGATATGATAATATATGATTGTGTATTTATTCcgtattttttctttctataaataaaaatgtaaacacaGTTAACGTAGTTTATTCTTTACTGagcaaataaaatcaatacacacaTATTTACAAAGGTCAAACACTATAAATTATGGAATCACTCGCGaaacaaagtaaaaatattttcataactaatctttaaagaaCGTGAACAGTGTTCATAGATTAAAAAGACCGACTCataataattaataaactattttaatccttttaattATTGTTCTTATTCTAACGGTTAATTTAATCTCAGCTTGGGTCATTAAAATTCGTTTCGTTTTTATACCAAGTGAAATAGGTTTAGCACATTCAAGTTCCGCTTGGACGATCAACAAAGGTGTTGATTGGCGGTCatcataaacatgtcattttaactgttatacaaacaagtatgtttacACAGCTTTACTCACTTATGGAAATGAATAGGTTAAACAAGAAAAACATCCGTAAATTAATtctcaaagtttttatttctttcgatatttttttacttttgtactTCGAGACATCGGGGTTAATTTACATCAATTTTACATCGACGAGACTTAAGAATTACCTCGACTTAACCGAGAATTCGAATCATCCGAGTTCGACTCATCAGAGGTTAAAATGCATTGATCAAACGGGAATTATGCCGGGACCGAGAAtttacttcgactcatccgagttttcgacacaaccgagttcgacacaacgaggttcgactgtagttttaatttatattttgattgttgttttttgtgtagtttGTCTTATTTGGTCGGTAACTGAGTTACCAAAAAGGGAATCAATCTGTTCTATTTTTATGACCTTTTTTATCAAGTTGATGAATACAATAAAATAGTTATTAATTAgctcttttttatttaaagatatttgcaataaacaaattttttttgcaGGGCAAATGACATTACTCAACTACCCATATCCTCGCAATATAGAGGAACCCAATGTTTACGATACTATTCGTGTTCATGCTGAGTTCAGTACAGCATCAGAAAATCTGAAAGGACCAGAATTCTCGGTAAGTACCAAATTATGTAAATGTAaagttgataaatatatttttgcattaaaatcttttaataatGATAAACCTACATGATAGTGGGTGACATATATGCATAATACGTACATCATTACAA
This genomic window from Mytilus galloprovincialis chromosome 9, xbMytGall1.hap1.1, whole genome shotgun sequence contains:
- the LOC143046150 gene encoding dual adapter for phosphotyrosine and 3-phosphotyrosine and 3-phosphoinositide-like, producing MCKMANRSMTNKIKDLPWYHPNVDRHTAESLLLQNGVDGTYMLRDSSKLGDYALSVRCDQAVKHFPLTWTGTVFKFGHGEFSSVDELLHHFTNKPLIGSESGQMTLLNYPYPRNIEEPNVYDTIRVHAEFSTASENLKGPEFSINSKEGYLTKLGGLFKTWRIRWFVLQKNELRYFKDKFDKHPIRALDLHECNECERDSSIKGKFNVFRLVFAWRTFYMYSSTDQESNDWVQLINWKLRRIREAGYLPRNS